From Lolium perenne isolate Kyuss_39 chromosome 5, Kyuss_2.0, whole genome shotgun sequence, a single genomic window includes:
- the LOC127298410 gene encoding uncharacterized protein: protein MVNFVQVLRDHFVDRLGKSAGLRQHAMTVDEAGTIMNFWVPKHRKAPEEEKKKHAVVLVHGFAGDGMMTWGFQVGALAKHGYDVYVPDLVHFGGSTSPSPDRSIAFQARCITAGLGKLGVGDRCTVVGFSYGGLVAFEMAAAFPGLVHSVVVSGAAVSYTAAMNDALLVRFGVASIRELMLPETLSGVTRLLTTAFYKKPWLPCRLAKDFLKVMCSYREERAEMLEDMIIRGKAALPAPVFQQNILLLWAENDNFFPIEIGKRLKEELGEKATLRTIRKAGHLTNLERPCVYNRCLKKFLDHVTLS, encoded by the exons ATGGTGAACTTCGTACAAGTGCTAAGGGATCACTTTGTTGACCGTCTAGGCAAGAGCGCGGGCCTCCGGCAACACGCCATGACCGTCGACGAAGCAGGAACTATCATGAACTTCTGGGTGCCCAAGCACAGAAAGGCAcctgaggaggagaagaagaagcacGCCGTGGTGCTGGTGCACGGCTTCGCCGGCGACGGCATGATGACGTGGGGGTTCCAGGTCGGCGCCCTCGCCAAGCACGGCTACGACGTCTACGTCCCTGACCTGGTGCACTTCGGTGGCTCCACATCGCCGTCGCCCGACCGCTCCATTGCCTTCCAGGCTCGGTGCATCACGGCGGGGCTGGGGAAGCTCGGCGTGGGGGACCGGTGCACTGTCGTAGGGTTCAGCTACGGCGGGCTGGTGGCGTTCGAGATGGCGGCGGCATTTCCCGGTCTTGTCCACTCCGTCGTCGTTTCCGGCGCAGCCGTGTCCTACACGGCAGCCATGAACGACGCCCTGTTGGTTAGGTTCGGCGTCGCCTCCATCAGGGAGCTCATGCTACCAGAAACTCTCAGCGGTGTCACGCGGCTCCTCACAACAGCCTTCTACAAGAAACCGTGGCTTCCGTGTCGCCTTGCCAAGGATTTCCTCAAG GTGATGTGTAGCTACCGAGAGGAGAGAGCCGAGATGCTGGAAGATATGATAATCAGGGGCAAAGCAGCACTTCCAGCCCCTGTTTTTCAGCAG AACATACTTCTATTGTGGGCAGAGAATGACAACTTTTTTCCTATAGAGATTGGGAAGAGACTAAAAGA GGAGCTTGGAGAGAAGGCGACGCTTCGAACCATTAGGAAAGCAGGGCATCTGACCAACCTGGAGAGGCCATGCGTTTACAACCGCTGCCTCAAAAAGTTCCTGGATCACGTTACCCTCTCCTAA